The genomic interval AGGGCATCCTGCTGCTGGGCAAGGACGGGGCGCCCATGGACATCAACCCCAGTTTCACCAGCCTTTTCGGCTACACCAGAAGCGACCTTCACGCTCTCTTCGAAATGCTGCTGAGCCCGGACAGCCTCGACGAAAGCTATGCCTTCATCTCCAATGTGCTGAGCGGAACCTCGGTGAGCACCGAGACGCAGCGCAGGACCAAGGACGGGCGGCTCATTCCCGTCTCCATGCTCGGTTATCCCTACGTGCTGGACGGCACGATCTCCGGCGCGTTCTTCATCTTCAGCGACATTTCCGAGCGCAAGAACTACGAAGCACAGCTTACCAGGCAGGCCCTGCGCGACAATCTGACGGGGCTGCCCAACAGGGTGCTCTTCATGGACCGGCTGAACCGGGCCATGACCAGGCAGAAACGCAACTCCAAATACCGTTTTGCCGTGCTCATGATCGACCTGGACAGCTTCAAGAGGGTCAACGACACCCTCGGCCATCAGGCCGGAGACCACCTGTTGCAGGAAGTGGCTGCGCGCCTGACCCAGTGCCTGCGCACCATGGACACGGTGGCCCGCATGGGCGGAGACGAATTTGCCGTGCTCCTCGAAGACTTCCAGAGCAACCAGGAGGCCATCGGCATCACCCGCCGTCTCCTGGACACCATCCGTCAGCCCCTCAAAATCCAGAATCGGGATGTGCTGGTCAGCGCCTCCGTCGGCGTGGTGCTGCAGACCTCGCGCTACACCTCGCCCAACGACCTGCTGCGGGATGCCGACATCAGCATGTACCGCTCCAAGGAGCTGGGCAAAAACCAGTTCAAGGTCTTCAGCAAAAGCATGTACGACCAGGTGGTGCAGACCGTGCAGCTCGAAAACGACCTACGCCAGGCCTTGGTCAAAAACGAATTCGAACTCTTTTTTCAGCCCATCTACGCCCTGAGCGGACAGAAACTCCGTGGGTTCGAGGCGCTCATCCGCTGGAACCACCCGCTGCGCGGCTATCTCACCCCGGGAGAATTCATCCCCGTTGCCGAGGAGACAGGGCTGATCACCGAGATAGGCAAATGGGTCATGCGCCGTGGCTGCCGGGTCCTGGCCGGATGGCAGGCGCAATTCCCCGGGCTTGACATCAGTCTGTCCCTGAACCTTTCGCCCAAAGACCTCCTGCAGGTATCGCTCATCCCCATCCTGACGGAGCTTTTGCATGAAACCGGCATCAAGGCGCGGCACATCAAACTCGAGATCACCGAAACAGCGGTCATGGACAATCCCGAACAGGCCACATCCCGGCTTGAGCGATTGCAGAAGATGGGCTTTCAGATCGCCATGGACGATTTCGGCACGGGGTATTCGTCCCTGTCCTACCTGCAGCGCCTGCCCATCGACATCCTCAAGATCGACCGCTCCTTCGTACAGACCATGCTCGAAAACCCCAACAACCTCGAGATCATCAAGGCCATCATCGGACTGGGACAAATCCTGGACCTGCGCATCGTGGCCGAGGGCGTGGAAACGCAGGAACAGCTTGAATCCCTGCAGGAGCTCGGGTGCGATCTGGCTCAAGGCTATCATCTGGGCAAACCCATGTCCAAGAAGCAAAGCGAAGCGCTCATGACCTCATTCGGCGCGGACCCGAAGGCATGACCCGCTCCGCGCATCTGTCTCCGTTCCGCACATACCGGGCATCCCGGAGTGACGACCTCGTCAGCTTTCAGCTCGTCATAGAGGAAACGGACCTGTGGGTTGCAGCGCAGGAAGACCTCGGCGATCCCATGGCCGACCATGTGCGGTTCCTGCGCGGACAGATCAAGAGCTACGCGGCCGTACACCCCGAATTTCTGACCTCGCTTGAACCCCTTGAGGCAGATCCCCGATCACCGGAAATCATCCGCCGCATGTGCAGGGCAGGAACCCTGACCGGTGTCGGACCCATGGCCGCCGTGGCCGGAACCCTGACCCAGCTGCTGGCTGAACATTTCCGGGATCGCTCGCCCGACCTTTTGATCGAGAACGGCGGAGACACCTATCTTTGCTCCACCCGGGACAGGCACATCGGCATCCTGAACATGCCGGACCAGGCCGTACGCCTGTGCGTGCCGGTGACGGCCGGAGAATTTCCCTGCTCCTTTTGCGCGTCCTCGGCCACGATCGGGCATTCACTTAGTTTCGGAAAGGCCGACCTTGTGGTGGTCCGCTCAAAAGACGCAGCCCTGGCAGATGCTGCGGCTACAGCCCTGGCCAACGCGCTGACCTGCGCCGCGGCCATGGACGAGGTCCTGGCCAAGGCGCAGGGCTGGGAGCACCTTGGCCTCGACGGAGTCTTCACGCAATGCGACGACAGGATCGGGGTGTGGGGAAAAATGCAGCTGGCCGTGATTTAAGAGATGAAAAATCATCCCGACGCTGGACAATGCCTGCTGGCAGGCTTATAAGGTAATCAAGACTTGTTCGTGTTAACCTCAACGGAGGAAAGACCATTGGACCATACAAATTGGAAGAAAGGTTGCTAAAAGGTAGCGTGAAAAACAGGCCTGAAGAGGCGGGGGACTTGAACCCATCAGCCCGGGCAAACCAGACGGAGAGACCGTCACCAAACGCTACGAAGTGAAGTTTTTAAGGGTTCAAGAATCTTAAAAATCAACAGTACGAAGAAACGATCAAGTTAAAAGTGTTTTGAAATGACTCGCCCCGCTTCCCATGAAGCGGGGCGTTTTTTTGCTTCTCGCCAAAACCTCCTCCAAAGACATCAAACGCGCTCTTTGCCTTTGCCCGGACCTTTGCTAGACAAAGGAGCATGTCCAATGCAAACGGCCCCGTGCCGGACAAAACGAACCCGCAAGCCATAATCCAGCCCGCCAGACCGGCTCCGCCCTGTTTTCTGCGCGGGTTGCTTTTTGTCATCTCGCTGTTCTGCCTTGTCCTCGCAACGCTGTGGATTTTCCTGCCCCGCATCGCCCAGGAACTTCTCGTGCCAGCACTGGCCAAGACCCTGCACGCGCCCGAACTGGGCATGGACATCCGCAGGGCAGACTTCACTGGCCTTGACCTGGGCGAAATATCCCTGTCCAGCGATGCCGGTCCTGCTGCCGGAGCCGTGCTTGTGGACTGGAGCCTGACCGGTCTGCTGCGGGGCCGGATCGACAGGATCAGGATTCTGGACCTTCAAATCCAGGTTCGAAAAAATGGCGAAGCATGGGACGTTCCCGGCCTTCCGCGGCTTGAGAAATCATCGAACGCGGACCCAGGGCCCATGTTCGTACCCTGGGTGGAAGAGATGTTCGTTGAAGGCCGCATCAGCCTCAAAGGGCAGGGCCTTGACCACTCTTTCCCATTCAATGTGAGCGGCGGCCTCGATGAAAATGCCGCCCTAGTCCTGAACGCCGAGGCCTCGCTGGCCGGACAGGACGTGAGCCTGACGCTTAAAGGAAACCTGCGGCAAAACGATTTTCAGCTGACCTGCGTCCTGCCTCCGACCTCCATCGCGGCCCTGGCAGCAATGGTCCCGGGTCTTGCCCCCCCCCCTCTCGCCGGGACCCTGCGGGCCGTGATTGAAGCATCTGTGCCCCCGGACCAAAAACCCGTCATTGAAGCGGAATTTGGTCTAGACGCCTTCCAGTCCGTACTGGGCGGCACGGCCCTGGCCCAGGATGGCAACGCCACGCTCAGCCTAGCCTGGCAGAATACGCCGCGGATTTCTCTCTCGCCCCTGACCGTGGGCGCTCCCCTGCCACTGACGCTGGTCGTTGAGGACATTACGGCAAGCCTTGAGGACCTGTCTTTTGGCTGTTCCTGGAACCTTACCACGCCAGCCTTGCCGGGCATCGCTTTTACCTCTCCGCCGCGCCTGGCCGGGAGCTTCGAGATTATGGCCACGGACCGGGGTTGGAACATGCGTACCGGAGCAGAGCTCGGAGCCCTTGCAGTCCGGCTGAATCAGGTCCCGGAGCTGATTCTGGACCTGGGCACGACCACCCTGAGCCTTGAAGCCTCCACGGGTGCGGCCGGTACCGTCGTGGACGGGGCCCTGGCGCTTGGCAGATTGCGTCTGGCCCGTGAAGCCGCCGTCGCGACCCTCTCGGACCTGAAAATGACCGTGAACGCGACAGCAGCGACGGACGTAAACGGAACAATAATTCTCTCCGGGGCGCGCCTGGAAGCCAGACAACCCGGCATGGCCCTGACCACGACCCGGATGGACGGGCAATGCGCCTTTGCCTTGGCCGAGCGTCTTTCCCTCGGCGGCGTCATCAACCTGGGCGCACGCGCCAGCAGCGGGGATACCGTCGCACTGATGAGTCTGCGCCTGCCCCTGGCCTGGCCCGAACCGGCGGCAGCGACCGGCAGCGTGAACCTTGACCTGAAATGGAAAGGGAAAGGGCTGGCAAAAATTTCATCGAAGATCGCGCAAGATTTGCACGGCGCAAGCCTTGACGGAACTCTCTCTGCGCTGCCGTTGGCGGTTCGGGCAGCCTTGAAAGGTCGCATCGACGCAAAAAACATTTCCAGTTCCTGGATCGAAATCAAGACCGCCCAGACTCTCACCCTGCCCGGCAATCTGACGAGCCTCGTCCCGGCGCTAGGGGACCTGTCCGGCAGCGCGCGCCTGAATGCGACCGCGCGTCTGGACATGAGCAAAGGAGTGCCTACGCTCCCCACCGACTTGAAACTCACTGAGCTGTCCCTGGCGCACACCGGGAGTGAAATCACCCTGACCGGGGGAGCTGTCGAACTGGCCTTTTCCAACCTGCTGAGCATGCGCTCAGACCCGGATGGACGCATGAATTTCGAGCGCATGCAGCTGGGCACCATCATCCTTGAAAAAGGCGACATCCATTTTCAGGTCGAAGCCCTGCACAGCATCCTGGTCGAGGGTTGCCGCTTTCAATGGGCCGGCGGACGCATCGGCAGCCAGGCTTTCCGGATCAACCCGAACGTTGAGGACTACACCGTCGAGCTCTATTGCGACCGGGTCGAAATGGCACAGGCCCTGGAACAGTTCGGCATGACCCAGGCCCAGGGCGGGGGCACCGCCAACGGCCGCATCCCGGTGCGCTGGGCGGATGGGAACCTGACCTTCGACAACGGCTTTTTGTATTCCACTCCGGGGGAAAAAGGGGTACTGCGCGTCCAGGGTGCAGAGATCCTGACGGCCGGGGTTCCCCCGGGGACGCCCCAATACGGGCAGCTGGACCTGGCTGCGGAGGCCTTGAAAGACTTCACCTACGACTGGGCCAGAATCCGCATCAACACCGAGGAAAGGGAGCTTGTCGTCTCCCTCGAACTTGACGGCAAACCCGAAAAGCCCATGCCGTTCAGCTACAACCGCGACATCGGCGGCTTTGCCCGTGTCGATGCCTCTTCACCGGGTTCAGTCTTCCAGGGTATCCGCTTGGACGTGAATTTCCGTCTGCCCCTGGATCAACTTTTGCAATACAGACAGCTCTTGGAACTGATGAAAAACGGAGGTTAACGTGCGAATTCCCCTGATGGCCCTGGGTGCGATGCTGCTCCTGCAAAGCGCCTGCAGCACCCGCCACGAGGTACAGATGGCACCGGTGGAGGTCAAACCCATCCACATCACCATTGATGTCAACGTGCGGGTCCAAAAAGATCTCGAAGATTTCTTCTCCGACATCGACAAGGCCGACCAGAAACTGAACCCAAGCAACTGACGGAGCCCCATATGCTTAAAATGAAACACCTCATACCGATCCTTCTGGCCCTTCTTTGCGTCACGTTTTGCGTGCAGGCCGGCTTCGCCCAGGGTATCAAGGAAAGGATGCTTTCCCGTCTGCCGGTCATCAACGAACTCAAAGCCCAGGGCCTCGTGGGTGAAAACAACCAGGGATTTCTGGAATTCCGCTCCGGAAAGAAACCCAAGGCCGATGTGATCAACGCCGAAAACGCCGATCGCCAGGAAGTCTACAAGGCCATCGCCGCCCGCCAGAACGCCTCTCCCGCCCTGGTGGGAAAGACCCGCGCCGCGCAGATTGCGGAAAAGGAAGCCCCGGGGACATGGATCCAGAGCCCCGATGGAGCGTGGAAAAAGAAATGATCAGGCGATAAGAGTGCGCTGAAGATGGACTGACGTGGACTGACACGGACGAGCACGGGCTGACACGGGCAAGAAATGATGGTCGCGCCTGTGTTAGTCCGTGTTAGTGCTTACAAGGTCCATGTCACTCCATGTAGAATCCACACCATCCCACCCACCCCGCCACACGTGCCTTGACGGAGCCTCCCCGGGCCCGGTACAGCCTCCATCCAGCCCGAGAGACACCACAGCCTGCCGTACAAGGAATCCCATGAACTCCAGAGCCATACGCGCCAATCTCTTCCTCCTGCTGACCGCCCTTATCTGGGGCGCGGCCTTTGTGGCGCAACGCATGGGCATGGACCACATGGGTCCTCTGACCTTCAACGGCGTCCGCTTCGCACTGGGGGCCCTGGCCCTCTTGCCCCTCATCGCGAACATGGACAGAAGGCGCACCACCGTCGC from Deltaproteobacteria bacterium HGW-Deltaproteobacteria-18 carries:
- a CDS encoding DUF1318 domain-containing protein, with translation MLKMKHLIPILLALLCVTFCVQAGFAQGIKERMLSRLPVINELKAQGLVGENNQGFLEFRSGKKPKADVINAENADRQEVYKAIAARQNASPALVGKTRAAQIAEKEAPGTWIQSPDGAWKKK
- a CDS encoding UPF0280 family protein, with amino-acid sequence MTRSAHLSPFRTYRASRSDDLVSFQLVIEETDLWVAAQEDLGDPMADHVRFLRGQIKSYAAVHPEFLTSLEPLEADPRSPEIIRRMCRAGTLTGVGPMAAVAGTLTQLLAEHFRDRSPDLLIENGGDTYLCSTRDRHIGILNMPDQAVRLCVPVTAGEFPCSFCASSATIGHSLSFGKADLVVVRSKDAALADAAATALANALTCAAAMDEVLAKAQGWEHLGLDGVFTQCDDRIGVWGKMQLAVI